One stretch of Priestia megaterium DNA includes these proteins:
- a CDS encoding replication initiation protein: MSSFSDHLQHQFIHHFPYSDARYRTNAQAGLDLYRTHSFFILHNDEQILNVKIDSFYVELNKQLLTESTCSCQHNGFCEHCFAAFFYMYSLIEPLAPLFKEWRNHEKAALTMLSAKQVLKKPKATFQEWRQTFEEQYTLFMQGRHENDRSIYHEYYKYYYRALVKKAPEHPLLYALFCMYGAVHTFYKLSAQLQAHQLSTNIEESFVCSHVYKITNEIYATADSLKQTKYDEDALSIIEDSIPYIRELLHKDMPLQYERIEIYRVIWQKVFTLENWRKNEERELKAKHGSFINNTALSYLLFLQEKDDEAKERLSDETLQMIPYLIPWLNDLLHEKETDRFAQWGSYIMAYIGDYVRTVPTTYQGSRNMVSMIVNLFQHYKDLTNDQTLYTEALQTLLPYSFIEYSDFLYASDQLKKWVELQVLLQYDSIKYDEQTIEALKQKDEKLVIPLYHQMISKLIYEKKKSSYQEAYIYLQELKRLYLQMNRSLLWEHYIEELTIKTKKQRVFQQLLEKGDLLNV, translated from the coding sequence ATGAGTTCGTTTTCAGATCACTTACAGCACCAATTTATACATCATTTCCCGTACAGTGATGCACGCTATCGTACGAATGCCCAAGCAGGACTAGACCTTTACCGTACCCATTCATTCTTCATTTTGCACAATGATGAACAGATATTAAACGTTAAAATCGATTCGTTTTATGTTGAACTAAACAAGCAGCTGCTCACTGAAAGTACCTGTTCTTGTCAGCATAACGGATTTTGTGAACACTGCTTTGCAGCATTTTTTTATATGTATTCATTAATAGAACCGCTTGCGCCCTTATTCAAAGAATGGCGAAACCATGAAAAAGCAGCTTTGACTATGCTATCTGCCAAACAAGTGTTAAAAAAGCCGAAGGCAACTTTTCAAGAGTGGAGACAAACTTTTGAGGAGCAGTATACGCTTTTTATGCAGGGGCGGCACGAAAATGACCGTTCCATTTATCATGAATATTATAAGTACTATTACCGTGCTTTAGTGAAAAAGGCTCCTGAGCATCCATTGCTTTATGCTTTATTTTGTATGTATGGAGCGGTTCATACATTCTATAAACTATCAGCTCAATTACAGGCACATCAGCTTTCTACTAACATCGAGGAATCATTCGTATGTAGTCACGTCTACAAAATAACAAATGAAATTTATGCTACCGCTGATTCATTAAAGCAAACGAAATACGATGAAGATGCATTATCTATTATAGAGGACAGCATTCCATACATCCGAGAATTATTGCATAAAGATATGCCTTTACAATATGAACGTATTGAGATTTATCGCGTTATTTGGCAAAAAGTCTTCACGTTAGAAAATTGGCGAAAAAATGAGGAACGCGAATTAAAAGCCAAGCACGGTTCTTTTATAAACAATACAGCTCTTTCCTATCTTTTATTCCTTCAAGAAAAAGATGACGAAGCAAAAGAACGTTTGAGCGATGAAACATTACAAATGATTCCCTATCTTATTCCTTGGTTAAATGATTTATTGCACGAAAAAGAAACTGACCGCTTTGCTCAGTGGGGCTCTTATATAATGGCCTATATAGGAGATTACGTACGCACCGTTCCGACTACTTATCAAGGAAGCCGAAACATGGTCTCCATGATTGTAAATTTATTTCAGCACTATAAAGACTTAACGAACGATCAAACTTTGTATACTGAAGCATTGCAAACATTACTTCCCTATAGTTTTATTGAATATAGTGATTTTCTATATGCTTCTGACCAATTGAAAAAGTGGGTTGAATTACAGGTGCTTCTTCAATATGACAGCATCAAATATGACGAGCAAACGATAGAAGCCTTAAAACAAAAAGATGAAAAGCTGGTTATTCCTCTTTATCATCAAATGATTTCAAAGCTGATTTACGAAAAAAAGAAAAGCAGTTATCAAGAAGCCTATATCTACTTACAAGAATTAAAGAGACTTTATCTACAAATGAATCGCTCTCTACTATGGGAACATTATATAGAAGAATTAACGATAAAAACGAAGAAACAGCGCGTATTTCAACAACTATTAGAAAAAGGAGATTTACTGAATGTTTGA